One Paracoccus aminophilus JCM 7686 genomic window carries:
- a CDS encoding AAA family ATPase, with protein MEESEKISEDFIHLARIALSDRQQDVHAFLHRIAKRTEDPSLASALVELLRKRPTRSSTLRRSPTVALPVDTDSRFQLLRQEERPVLPHEPIYADAVQDMLRRLVEERMRLEALTHAGLEPTRTVLFTGPPGVGKTMAARWIARELDRPLLILDLSAVMSSYLGRTGTNLRYVLDYAKSIDCVLLVDELDAIAKRRDDAAEIGELKRLVTVLLQQLDDWPSSGLLLAATNHAELLDPAVWRRFEEQVAFGLPDREAVRAFVNSLLELVEPNAREWSDVLSLALSGQSFSDIERKVNSARRSAALNGTSISDHLATLLSVNDRPKNERIELAVQLAESGIASQRRAHELTGVARETIRDRLRSKGF; from the coding sequence ATGGAAGAATCTGAAAAAATTTCAGAAGATTTCATCCACCTGGCGCGGATTGCCTTGTCTGATCGCCAGCAAGATGTGCACGCGTTCCTCCATCGCATTGCTAAGCGGACTGAAGATCCAAGCCTGGCGAGCGCGCTTGTGGAGCTGTTACGCAAGCGTCCGACCCGCTCATCGACCCTGCGCCGCTCTCCGACAGTCGCCCTGCCGGTAGATACGGATAGCCGGTTCCAGTTGTTGCGGCAGGAGGAGCGCCCAGTACTCCCGCATGAGCCCATCTATGCTGACGCCGTACAGGACATGTTAAGGCGCCTGGTCGAGGAGCGCATGCGCCTAGAGGCGCTGACTCATGCCGGACTAGAGCCAACACGCACAGTCCTGTTCACTGGCCCGCCTGGGGTTGGCAAAACGATGGCGGCGCGATGGATTGCTCGCGAACTGGATAGGCCGCTTCTTATTCTAGATCTGTCAGCTGTGATGAGCAGCTATCTGGGGCGGACGGGGACGAATTTGCGTTACGTTCTCGACTATGCAAAGTCGATCGACTGCGTGCTTCTGGTTGACGAGCTAGACGCCATTGCCAAGCGCCGGGATGATGCGGCTGAAATCGGTGAATTGAAACGGCTCGTAACAGTATTGCTGCAACAACTGGATGACTGGCCGTCGTCGGGCCTGCTCTTGGCGGCAACAAACCATGCCGAACTCCTTGACCCCGCAGTGTGGCGACGCTTCGAGGAACAAGTCGCGTTTGGCCTGCCCGATCGCGAGGCGGTGCGTGCTTTCGTGAACAGCCTTCTAGAGCTTGTTGAGCCCAATGCTAGGGAATGGTCGGACGTTCTATCGCTCGCCTTGTCAGGGCAATCTTTCAGTGACATCGAGCGGAAAGTGAATAGTGCAAGGCGCTCGGCCGCACTCAATGGAACATCGATCAGCGATCACTTGGCCACCCTTTTGTCGGTCAATGATCGCCCTAAGAATGAGCGCATCGAACTAGCGGTGCAACTTGCCGAGTCCGGTATTGCATCGCAGAGGCGTGCGCACGAACTGACAGGTGTGGCACGCGAGACGATCCGCGACCGTCTGCGTTCAAAAGGTTTTTAG
- a CDS encoding type IV secretory system conjugative DNA transfer family protein, with amino-acid sequence MDKGRMLLGAVVLTLLGLAIGYVLATIYFAVQYGHSTSSFDLTLLARNWLGLRTSAPQDFLWVNGIILGTGLAALLLTATMLGDALTRFGTTHWQSRAEMKRNGFFAGTGAGFLLGKMGSPKSKKPFIVSRTFPHALVVAPTGRGKGVGFVIPNLLTYRGSAVVLDVKGENFRETSRFRASTGDKVFRFAPTDWERPTHRYNPLARIAALKNPNRQQMELKLTAKLFLQTDNEKLSGLLAGGIDLFVAAGLLAFERGNPTIGEIYRITASGGNKQLEFLKRAEEVKNPSAKLIFERMASTNNDTLTSYLSLLMTSGLDTWDNRAIDAATATSDFSFRDIRRQPHAIYLVVESEMVGPLAPLIRLFFSDLIASLQAAEPGKDEPWPVMIMLDEFDRLGKMPIVAESIKTLRSYGGNLAIVTQTIPALDEIYGENTRRSLQGGAGVKLYLTPSDQKTIEELSQAVGKTTKRVVTRSRSVGRNPFEGRSVTERTEETPLLNEDEARRLDLDEVILVVDAQMPIRARRIKYYEDPALKVIHAGQKGDLPNPDAEKRQYDSRLHEAEAAVAKLAQQLQAVQQGAARGQGPDTPPDPKPVLRAPARRGTLALAPEPISLDLSALGQTEESRLAVQKAVVTTAEIIAGHGGLGATG; translated from the coding sequence ATGGATAAGGGCCGCATGCTGTTAGGCGCGGTGGTTCTGACCCTGCTCGGGCTTGCCATCGGCTATGTGCTGGCGACGATCTATTTTGCCGTCCAATATGGGCACTCGACGAGTAGCTTTGATCTCACTCTGCTGGCGCGGAACTGGCTGGGGCTGAGAACCTCGGCCCCGCAGGATTTCCTCTGGGTGAATGGCATCATCCTTGGGACGGGTCTCGCGGCCCTCCTCCTTACCGCGACCATGCTCGGCGATGCGCTGACCCGTTTCGGCACCACGCATTGGCAGAGCCGGGCGGAGATGAAGCGCAACGGCTTTTTCGCCGGGACGGGGGCAGGGTTCCTGCTCGGCAAGATGGGTTCTCCAAAATCGAAGAAGCCCTTCATCGTCTCGCGCACCTTCCCACATGCCCTGGTCGTGGCCCCGACAGGACGGGGCAAAGGTGTCGGCTTCGTGATCCCGAACCTGCTGACCTATCGTGGCTCGGCCGTGGTCCTCGACGTCAAGGGCGAGAATTTCCGCGAGACTTCGCGGTTCAGGGCTTCCACTGGCGACAAGGTGTTTCGCTTCGCGCCCACCGACTGGGAGCGACCGACGCATCGCTACAACCCGCTGGCCCGGATCGCGGCACTGAAGAACCCCAACCGCCAGCAGATGGAGCTGAAGCTGACTGCCAAGCTCTTCCTGCAGACCGACAACGAAAAGCTCAGCGGTCTGCTTGCCGGCGGGATTGATCTCTTCGTAGCGGCCGGGCTTCTGGCCTTTGAGCGTGGCAACCCGACCATCGGCGAGATTTATCGCATCACTGCCTCGGGCGGGAACAAGCAGCTGGAGTTCCTGAAGCGCGCGGAGGAGGTGAAGAACCCTTCCGCCAAGTTGATTTTCGAGCGCATGGCCTCGACCAACAACGACACGCTGACCTCCTACCTCTCGCTGCTGATGACGTCCGGCCTCGATACCTGGGACAACCGGGCGATCGACGCAGCAACGGCAACTTCGGATTTTTCGTTCCGAGACATCCGCCGGCAGCCGCATGCGATTTATCTGGTGGTGGAATCTGAGATGGTTGGGCCGCTGGCACCATTGATCCGGCTGTTCTTCTCGGATCTGATCGCCTCGCTGCAGGCCGCTGAACCCGGAAAGGATGAGCCCTGGCCGGTGATGATCATGCTTGATGAGTTTGATCGGCTCGGAAAGATGCCGATCGTGGCCGAGAGCATCAAGACGCTGCGGTCCTATGGCGGCAACCTTGCCATCGTCACCCAGACCATCCCTGCACTGGACGAGATCTATGGCGAGAACACCCGTCGATCGCTGCAAGGCGGGGCAGGGGTGAAACTCTATCTGACACCTTCGGACCAGAAGACCATTGAAGAGCTGAGTCAGGCTGTCGGCAAGACGACCAAGCGTGTGGTCACGCGATCACGTTCTGTAGGGCGAAATCCCTTTGAAGGCCGTAGCGTCACCGAGCGCACCGAGGAAACACCGCTCCTCAACGAGGACGAGGCGCGGCGGCTGGATCTGGACGAGGTAATCCTCGTGGTTGATGCCCAGATGCCGATCCGGGCGCGGCGCATCAAATACTATGAGGATCCGGCCCTGAAGGTGATCCATGCCGGGCAGAAGGGGGATCTTCCTAATCCGGACGCCGAAAAGCGGCAATACGATTCACGGCTGCATGAGGCCGAGGCGGCGGTTGCGAAACTGGCGCAGCAGTTGCAGGCGGTACAGCAGGGAGCGGCGCGAGGGCAGGGACCAGATACTCCGCCCGACCCGAAGCCGGTGTTGCGAGCACCAGCCCGGCGTGGAACGCTGGCTCTCGCGCCAGAGCCGATCAGTTTGGACCTTTCCGCGCTTGGGCAGACTGAGGAAAGCCGCCTTGCGGTTCAGAAAGCTGTCGTCACGACCGCCGAGATCATCGCTGGACATGGAGGCCTGGGAGCCACTGGCTAA
- the mobC gene encoding plasmid mobilization relaxosome protein MobC, translating to MSPARRLTEEERLRIAKERSEGVPAADLAQQFGVSLKAVYNAVNHAHGRRASNGSRPQVVGLRLSAAELRRFDAALSARGIGHRSDALRCMILAASDLLAPDVHMTEELRGLGAAMNRVGNNINQIARRLNEGRVRGEQAVLTGSEKAEIRALAGLVFTIADQVQEMSRNRRASLKLEVDKALAPLIREARDGAG from the coding sequence ATGTCCCCGGCCCGCCGACTGACCGAAGAGGAGCGTCTGAGGATCGCCAAAGAGCGGTCTGAAGGCGTGCCCGCGGCTGATCTGGCACAGCAGTTCGGGGTCAGCCTGAAGGCCGTCTACAATGCGGTGAACCATGCTCACGGACGGCGCGCCTCGAACGGCAGTCGGCCTCAGGTGGTAGGATTGAGGCTCAGCGCGGCCGAGCTGCGCCGGTTTGATGCGGCGCTCTCGGCACGTGGCATCGGGCATCGTTCTGATGCTCTGCGCTGCATGATACTGGCCGCCAGCGACCTGCTCGCGCCCGATGTGCACATGACGGAGGAACTGCGCGGCCTTGGCGCGGCGATGAACCGGGTCGGCAACAACATCAACCAGATCGCCCGCCGTCTGAACGAGGGGCGTGTCCGTGGCGAGCAGGCGGTCCTGACTGGGTCGGAGAAGGCCGAGATCCGGGCTCTGGCCGGGCTGGTCTTCACCATCGCGGATCAGGTCCAGGAGATGAGCCGCAACCGGCGGGCGTCCCTCAAGCTGGAGGTGGACAAGGCGCTCGCGCCCCTGATCCGGGAGGCACGCGATGGCGCGGGCTGA
- a CDS encoding DUF6119 family protein — protein sequence MSNIQKLSIRLLRDGLAPADAVRDGVDLASWDKLEGALISLATLGGGAPKWARFLELSEDDKKKVFNHTAFGLVFVPASGRWFAVSFGMGHVKLDPAAFEQDFGLRVVLNAVDPKQLKSADVRTPDENTLSRRTQTSRGSDQTAFAIDIERDLVRGLAGTPKDDAFGSYVAGTDGLTLNRKLEIAKLAQACADTYAIYQKTSYKADFGWIDQIRHIREQELIDKLDAKLVGALAKAVDEGETDGIHLAFPVIYDPEKSSLIRYKGFRSWQLYADLDLPGYLDALKEREKAGYSDEDLRNHTVHEVDDDGHDCGGKWKLRECIVFETEFDGLTYVFSGGRWYQIDQDLAKAVQEFFDTTSKVDMPAAEADETEETYNKRVAGLDADMVCLDRRLIKPTGAASKIEACDFLGRGRQLIHVKDKTSSSRLSHLFSQGTVSARVLATDPPSRDSVRNEVIAVQAETGQTGYEEIIPNSGTDFTRGDFTVVYSVIVASDKPKLPFFSLVSFRQAARELHALGYKWAFAWIEKPKSGAKAKAKRSAKGAGDGAEVIE from the coding sequence ATGAGCAATATCCAGAAGCTTTCGATTCGCCTCTTGAGAGATGGTCTCGCCCCCGCTGACGCAGTTCGCGACGGTGTTGATCTCGCATCGTGGGACAAGCTGGAAGGCGCTCTCATTTCATTGGCAACGCTTGGCGGCGGCGCGCCAAAATGGGCGCGCTTCCTCGAACTGTCGGAAGACGACAAGAAGAAAGTCTTCAACCATACAGCCTTCGGGCTCGTGTTCGTCCCAGCGTCAGGGCGATGGTTCGCCGTGTCTTTTGGCATGGGTCACGTCAAGCTCGATCCTGCGGCGTTCGAGCAGGATTTTGGGCTGCGCGTCGTCCTCAATGCTGTTGACCCGAAGCAATTGAAAAGCGCGGACGTTCGGACACCCGATGAGAATACTTTGTCCCGCCGCACGCAGACCAGCCGGGGCTCCGATCAGACTGCCTTCGCCATCGACATCGAGCGCGACCTCGTCCGCGGGTTGGCAGGGACACCCAAAGATGACGCGTTCGGTTCCTATGTGGCAGGGACCGACGGCCTAACGCTCAACCGAAAGCTTGAGATTGCGAAACTCGCCCAGGCCTGTGCGGACACGTATGCAATCTACCAGAAGACCAGCTACAAAGCCGACTTCGGCTGGATCGACCAGATTCGACACATCCGTGAGCAAGAATTGATCGACAAGCTGGACGCCAAGCTGGTCGGAGCTTTGGCGAAGGCGGTTGACGAAGGCGAGACAGACGGTATTCACCTCGCATTTCCGGTCATTTACGACCCTGAGAAGTCAAGCCTCATCCGCTACAAGGGTTTTCGAAGCTGGCAGCTCTATGCCGACCTCGACTTGCCCGGTTACCTGGACGCATTGAAGGAGCGCGAGAAAGCCGGTTACTCGGACGAGGACCTCCGCAATCACACTGTCCACGAAGTCGATGATGATGGTCACGACTGTGGTGGGAAGTGGAAGTTACGGGAATGCATAGTGTTCGAAACAGAATTCGATGGCCTGACCTACGTTTTCTCTGGAGGCCGCTGGTATCAGATTGACCAGGACCTAGCTAAAGCTGTGCAAGAGTTTTTCGACACGACAAGCAAGGTCGATATGCCTGCCGCTGAGGCTGACGAGACAGAAGAGACCTACAACAAGCGCGTCGCGGGCCTTGATGCGGACATGGTCTGCCTAGATCGTCGGCTTATCAAGCCGACAGGTGCTGCAAGTAAGATTGAAGCCTGCGACTTTCTAGGCCGTGGGCGTCAACTGATCCATGTTAAGGACAAGACGTCCTCCTCTCGACTCAGTCACCTTTTCAGTCAAGGAACCGTCTCCGCGCGTGTCCTTGCCACCGACCCGCCGTCACGCGACAGCGTTCGAAACGAAGTGATCGCGGTCCAGGCTGAAACCGGACAGACCGGTTACGAGGAGATCATCCCAAATTCCGGGACTGACTTCACCCGTGGTGATTTCACCGTCGTCTACAGCGTCATTGTTGCATCGGATAAGCCGAAACTTCCCTTCTTCAGCTTGGTGTCGTTCCGACAGGCAGCGCGCGAATTGCATGCTCTCGGCTACAAATGGGCTTTCGCATGGATCGAGAAGCCAAAGTCTGGCGCGAAGGCGAAAGCTAAACGATCCGCGAAGGGCGCTGGAGATGGTGCGGAGGTCATTGAATGA
- a CDS encoding nucleotide-binding protein, giving the protein MPNDSLRVIAAMARKGGSGKTTLSRALISAAIAAGRRVTLMDTDGTDALGAWYERAEGAGYSSPLLSRTRALSIAAIEQEIDRVYAEDLADLIFIDTAGVGADWSDSVAVLADHIVTPVMLSTTDFKVGIQTADWFAHLRTRVDDPSALPRHHVVLNMVPAKPTKADAELIAQAVNCFPVIETVMMHRNAFKEMDRLGLLHAIALARKNDPNPLMKPHARPLVEALEEATDILNTIISG; this is encoded by the coding sequence ATGCCAAATGACTCCTTGCGCGTAATCGCCGCGATGGCCCGCAAAGGCGGGTCGGGCAAAACCACGCTGAGCCGCGCCCTGATCAGCGCCGCTATCGCCGCCGGTCGCCGGGTCACCCTCATGGACACCGACGGGACCGATGCACTCGGTGCCTGGTATGAACGGGCCGAGGGTGCCGGGTACAGTTCACCCCTGCTGTCTCGCACCAGGGCGCTCAGCATTGCCGCCATCGAGCAGGAGATCGACCGGGTCTATGCCGAGGATCTGGCGGATCTGATCTTCATCGACACCGCTGGTGTCGGAGCGGACTGGTCGGACAGCGTCGCTGTGCTGGCCGATCACATCGTGACCCCGGTGATGCTCTCCACGACCGACTTCAAGGTCGGCATCCAGACAGCAGACTGGTTTGCCCATCTGCGGACCCGTGTGGACGACCCGAGCGCCCTGCCCCGGCATCATGTGGTTCTGAACATGGTGCCCGCGAAACCGACCAAGGCCGATGCGGAACTGATCGCACAGGCGGTCAACTGCTTCCCGGTCATCGAGACCGTGATGATGCACCGAAACGCCTTCAAGGAGATGGATCGGCTTGGTCTGCTTCATGCCATCGCTCTTGCGCGGAAGAATGATCCCAACCCGCTGATGAAGCCCCATGCCCGCCCGCTCGTCGAGGCGCTGGAAGAAGCCACCGACATCTTGAACACCATCATCAGCGGCTGA
- a CDS encoding relaxase/mobilization nuclease domain-containing protein, producing MVRAARGHSPAIFKAIRQGGCHTGAQLRAQLSYLTTKSSFILDSRGTHDGKKLLSPGEIERVARRFENQWNEHHAPKLGHTAHLLMAFPIGTRSSEAQEITREICERFFEGDGAQFDYIAAIHEDRAHPHAHIVLNRRSKDGEMFFLGKDHHFNYDAFREAMVEAAERHGLRLEATRRLDRGVLTRAASDVEIRKAMEEGRAPVERQRTGADFDHAIAEVARNAAIYRGLAAEASRSNFHDVAEALSRAGDVLARGDRIQSDGVLYMSDDVHDFDQLIDRFSQNIRQIEGLIERAPASERPVIERKLTDVLREVSHLQPFGDRSDTLHEPASPDGIYAAPNLVEAHRDQLEAPGLKARITEAVQGTGIDSDAVLARMREGAGNAALEQQWLAQDLRAIAKEEQLDLRDTVQRDQAMDRLEAVHGKLGDVLTEARVLRAVEDVEREGPEREEGARQSEASAHRVSADNETLRSEPDIYSPTEREEFRALIKQFQRTDFSYPYSDDPRARRDGEKQVAEAKEAFDRFAERSPQHAEIATMAWEKATDVIQPPANGIRAAHRTLHAGDMDLAQRDPSIRLGPITEEVREMARLRAETPQEQIRDAVSLEINQLHAAGASRDRIIERLAEVEDDTRQAYAERRNLDATAPQLASALRQAVDGKVDLASDAARQRFVEQVNDRLTPAEIDDLHRGDAKVLDRITPNALEQLQLARAYLEAREVHANDPAMDRVLERIVEERHGEDLRHSLSHGEKGITHG from the coding sequence ATGGTGCGCGCGGCGCGCGGCCATTCGCCGGCAATCTTCAAGGCGATCCGGCAAGGCGGCTGCCACACCGGGGCGCAGCTGCGCGCCCAACTGTCCTACCTGACCACCAAGTCGAGCTTCATCCTCGACTCGCGCGGCACGCATGACGGCAAAAAGCTGCTCTCGCCGGGTGAGATCGAGCGCGTGGCGCGGCGCTTCGAGAACCAGTGGAACGAGCATCATGCGCCGAAGCTGGGCCATACCGCACATCTCCTGATGGCCTTCCCTATCGGCACACGTTCCTCCGAGGCGCAGGAGATTACCCGCGAGATCTGCGAGCGCTTCTTCGAAGGGGACGGCGCGCAGTTCGATTACATCGCGGCGATCCACGAAGATCGCGCTCATCCGCATGCCCATATCGTGCTGAATCGCCGCAGCAAGGATGGCGAGATGTTCTTCCTCGGGAAGGATCATCACTTCAACTACGACGCATTCCGCGAAGCCATGGTCGAGGCGGCCGAGCGCCACGGGCTGCGCCTTGAAGCCACGCGGCGGCTGGACCGGGGCGTGCTCACCCGCGCCGCCAGCGATGTTGAGATCCGCAAAGCCATGGAAGAGGGCAGGGCGCCGGTCGAGCGCCAGCGCACCGGGGCCGACTTTGACCACGCCATTGCCGAGGTGGCGCGCAATGCCGCGATCTATCGGGGCCTCGCCGCCGAGGCCTCGCGTTCGAACTTCCACGATGTTGCGGAAGCCCTGTCCCGGGCCGGGGATGTGCTTGCCCGGGGTGATCGTATCCAGTCAGACGGAGTGTTGTATATGAGTGATGACGTTCATGATTTTGACCAACTGATCGATCGGTTCTCGCAGAACATCCGCCAGATCGAAGGGCTGATCGAACGCGCTCCTGCGTCCGAGCGCCCGGTGATCGAGCGCAAATTGACCGATGTGCTGCGCGAGGTCTCGCATCTGCAGCCCTTTGGCGACCGCTCCGACACATTGCATGAGCCGGCATCCCCGGACGGGATCTATGCTGCGCCGAACCTGGTTGAGGCCCACCGGGATCAGCTTGAAGCTCCGGGCCTCAAAGCCCGCATCACGGAAGCGGTGCAGGGGACCGGAATCGATAGCGATGCCGTTCTGGCCCGGATGCGCGAGGGTGCGGGCAATGCGGCGCTGGAGCAGCAATGGCTTGCGCAGGATCTGCGGGCCATCGCGAAGGAGGAGCAGCTTGATCTGCGCGACACCGTTCAGCGCGATCAGGCGATGGACCGTCTTGAGGCCGTGCATGGCAAGCTGGGGGATGTGCTGACCGAGGCCCGCGTCCTGCGGGCCGTGGAGGATGTGGAGAGGGAGGGGCCGGAAAGGGAAGAGGGGGCGCGGCAGTCGGAGGCCTCCGCTCACCGCGTTTCGGCTGACAACGAAACCCTGCGCAGCGAGCCGGACATCTACAGTCCGACGGAACGGGAGGAGTTCCGTGCCTTGATCAAACAGTTCCAGCGGACGGATTTCAGCTACCCCTATTCCGATGACCCGCGGGCGCGGCGTGATGGCGAGAAGCAGGTGGCCGAGGCGAAAGAGGCCTTCGACCGCTTTGCCGAGCGCTCGCCCCAGCATGCCGAAATTGCCACCATGGCCTGGGAAAAGGCCACCGATGTCATTCAGCCTCCAGCGAACGGCATTCGGGCCGCACATCGTACCCTCCATGCCGGCGATATGGATCTCGCGCAGCGTGATCCGTCGATCCGGCTCGGTCCGATCACCGAAGAAGTTCGCGAGATGGCGCGCCTCCGGGCCGAGACCCCACAAGAGCAAATCCGCGATGCCGTCAGCCTGGAAATCAACCAGCTCCATGCCGCAGGCGCGTCCCGCGACCGTATCATCGAGAGGCTGGCCGAGGTTGAGGACGACACCCGTCAAGCTTATGCGGAACGCCGCAATCTGGATGCGACAGCGCCCCAACTGGCCTCCGCCTTGCGACAGGCGGTCGATGGCAAGGTGGATCTGGCCTCGGATGCGGCGCGCCAGCGCTTTGTCGAGCAGGTCAATGACCGCCTGACCCCAGCCGAAATCGATGATCTGCACCGCGGCGATGCGAAGGTGCTGGACCGGATCACCCCCAATGCGCTCGAGCAGCTGCAGCTGGCGCGGGCATATCTCGAGGCCAGAGAAGTTCATGCCAATGATCCGGCAATGGACCGGGTGCTCGAGCGGATCGTGGAAGAGCGCCACGGCGAGGATCTGAGGCATTCCCTCTCCCATGGCGAGAAGGGGATCACCCATGGATAA
- a CDS encoding S8 family peptidase, translated as MKQNFLLGRGERLTSDVTVRGGGGPKAAPYTFEEARRRLVPMLDQAVVDLDRLPADAYPNDQAIVSLTLNPEYIAKSYFPTDLLRDVGIEVVGSRPRRVKPEKRSRDREPVDAMTTELFARGSRAALRHWSEGLSHWASNRRGADDLGAIEVIAAPSPSDKIKGSMPSKGVLPMEVVLHADGMEGEADILSAFQRFLRARDVPIELGRRFYAKGLCFLELDAPAERAEEVATFSTVRALRRMPELRVLRPMIRSPGLPAARPVLPVDAPISNDVRVAIFDGGVPAGHPITQWVTPYELHGMRPASAEFHEHGVAVSSAALFGTLDPRRPAPRPFAPIDHYRVLDDNPAQNLHELYEVLERIEGVLSSQTYDFINLSIGPSLPIEDDDVHAWTAVLDDRLSNTSTLAAVAVGNDGDGDAILGLDRVQVPADCVNALAVGACNTPDKDWQRAPYSSKGPGRSPGLIKPDLVGFGGSIERPFLVLSPEMNPAVVGTGGTSFATPSIIRMASGVRAHFGKNLNHLAIRALLVHTAERRDHDMREVGWGRAAQEIDDIVLCADDEVRIVYQGEISPAKYIRAAIPVPAGEIAGMVSLSATVVYKSQTDPHHPGNYTRAGLEVTFRPHDERFSRDGQVHPDSKSFFGSSPSGAGEDELRRDAMKWENCLYATKRMRGNSLLNPVFDIHYNSRIEGRNFSSAPNLPYALVVSVQAKGISDLYDQVVRKYATQLEPLRPILDVPLRT; from the coding sequence ATGAAACAGAACTTTCTTCTGGGTCGCGGTGAGCGCCTGACTTCGGATGTAACGGTCAGGGGCGGAGGCGGACCTAAGGCCGCGCCCTACACGTTCGAAGAAGCGAGGCGCCGCTTGGTGCCGATGCTTGATCAAGCGGTCGTCGACCTTGATCGACTGCCGGCAGATGCCTATCCAAACGATCAAGCAATCGTCTCGCTAACCCTCAACCCCGAGTACATTGCCAAATCCTACTTTCCGACAGACCTATTACGCGACGTGGGGATCGAAGTTGTCGGTAGCCGCCCTCGAAGAGTGAAGCCCGAGAAGCGCTCCCGTGACCGCGAGCCCGTCGATGCGATGACAACGGAATTGTTCGCGCGTGGCTCCCGAGCCGCACTGCGACATTGGAGCGAGGGCTTATCGCATTGGGCGTCCAACCGCCGGGGTGCGGATGACCTAGGAGCCATAGAAGTCATTGCGGCACCATCGCCGAGCGACAAGATCAAGGGTAGCATGCCGAGTAAAGGTGTCCTTCCCATGGAAGTTGTGCTTCACGCGGACGGCATGGAGGGAGAGGCAGACATATTGTCTGCTTTCCAGCGGTTCTTGCGCGCCCGTGACGTTCCGATCGAGCTTGGACGACGCTTTTACGCCAAGGGCCTTTGCTTCTTAGAGCTTGATGCCCCCGCTGAACGAGCCGAAGAAGTTGCGACTTTTTCAACTGTGCGTGCGCTGCGCAGGATGCCAGAGCTCCGCGTCCTTCGTCCGATGATCCGATCCCCCGGCCTGCCGGCGGCACGCCCAGTCTTACCCGTCGATGCTCCGATTTCGAACGACGTGCGCGTTGCAATCTTTGACGGTGGAGTGCCCGCAGGTCATCCGATCACGCAGTGGGTTACGCCTTACGAGCTGCACGGAATGCGTCCAGCAAGTGCCGAGTTCCACGAGCACGGCGTAGCGGTTAGCTCAGCGGCCCTGTTCGGCACCCTGGATCCACGGCGCCCAGCACCTCGTCCTTTTGCGCCGATCGACCACTACCGGGTCCTTGACGACAATCCGGCCCAGAACCTTCATGAACTTTACGAAGTGCTTGAGCGAATAGAAGGTGTTCTGTCTAGCCAGACCTACGATTTCATCAACCTGAGTATCGGTCCGAGCCTTCCGATTGAGGATGACGACGTGCACGCTTGGACAGCCGTCCTTGATGATCGCTTGTCCAACACATCGACATTGGCTGCAGTTGCTGTCGGAAATGATGGAGACGGAGACGCGATACTCGGCCTAGACCGTGTCCAAGTTCCAGCAGACTGCGTGAACGCCCTGGCCGTGGGAGCGTGTAACACCCCCGATAAAGATTGGCAGCGTGCCCCTTACAGTTCAAAGGGGCCAGGGCGCAGTCCCGGCCTAATAAAACCTGACCTCGTCGGGTTTGGCGGTTCAATAGAACGACCGTTCCTCGTGTTAAGTCCTGAGATGAATCCCGCAGTTGTCGGCACAGGTGGGACATCATTCGCCACGCCAAGTATTATACGCATGGCAAGCGGAGTTCGGGCACATTTTGGCAAGAACCTAAATCATCTCGCGATACGTGCGCTACTCGTCCATACCGCCGAGCGCCGAGATCACGATATGCGCGAAGTCGGCTGGGGTCGAGCAGCGCAAGAAATCGATGACATTGTATTGTGCGCCGATGATGAGGTCCGCATCGTTTATCAAGGGGAGATATCCCCGGCAAAGTATATCCGCGCTGCAATCCCAGTTCCCGCAGGAGAAATCGCAGGCATGGTTTCTCTCTCCGCAACGGTTGTCTATAAATCTCAGACTGACCCTCACCATCCAGGAAACTATACCCGAGCAGGACTCGAAGTTACGTTCCGCCCGCATGATGAGCGCTTCAGCCGGGACGGCCAGGTCCATCCCGACTCGAAATCTTTCTTTGGCTCCTCCCCAAGCGGGGCCGGTGAAGACGAGCTGCGCCGTGATGCGATGAAATGGGAAAACTGCCTGTACGCGACGAAACGAATGCGGGGCAACTCGCTGCTGAACCCTGTCTTCGATATTCACTATAACTCGAGAATCGAAGGACGAAACTTTTCCAGCGCCCCTAATTTGCCATATGCGCTTGTTGTGAGTGTACAGGCAAAGGGTATCTCTGACCTATACGATCAAGTTGTGCGAAAATACGCTACTCAACTCGAACCACTGCGACCAATACTCGACGTGCCGCTGCGCACATAA